A genomic stretch from Ureibacillus composti includes:
- a CDS encoding PadR family transcriptional regulator, which yields MEHRSLILLGLLMGQSQHGYQINEFIERNLSTVTDMKKPTAYATLDKLNQKGFIDIQLEQEGNRPTRKVYSINENGRNYFYKLLLNNLSSAESVNYQGDIGLMFSDLLPMEKVIPALKERLKKNQHQLDLFKQTPAHGIRTGVNLAVEHKIIMLEAEVAFLEKTINNLQFN from the coding sequence GTGGAACATCGTTCACTAATTCTGCTTGGTTTATTAATGGGACAAAGTCAACACGGATATCAGATCAATGAATTCATCGAAAGAAACTTAAGTACAGTTACAGATATGAAAAAACCAACTGCTTATGCTACATTGGATAAACTAAATCAAAAAGGTTTTATTGATATTCAGCTAGAGCAAGAAGGAAATAGACCCACTCGTAAAGTGTACTCTATAAATGAAAACGGCCGAAACTATTTTTATAAATTACTATTGAATAACCTATCTTCTGCTGAAAGTGTTAATTACCAAGGAGATATTGGGTTAATGTTTAGTGATCTTCTTCCTATGGAAAAGGTAATACCGGCGTTGAAAGAACGATTAAAGAAAAATCAGCATCAATTAGATCTATTTAAACAAACACCGGCACATGGAATACGAACAGGCGTCAATCTTGCAGTTGAACATAAAATAATAATGTTAGAAGCAGAAGTTGCCTTTCTTGAAAAAACTATAAACAATCTCCAGTTCAATTAA